A single genomic interval of Oceanithermus profundus DSM 14977 harbors:
- the fdhF gene encoding formate dehydrogenase subunit alpha: MTPLRLQPDRVVPTVCPYCGVGCRVDLYVKDEQIYRVMAQEGPPNYGALCVKGRFGLGFLHHPDRLKTPLIRRRKGAELEPVSWDEALDFAAGRLARIAAESGPDALYFVSSAKATNEESYLMQKLARAAVGTHNVDHCARLCHSSSTAALSRSLGSAAMSNTLEEIGLSDVILVTGSNTTETHPVIGARIKKAAREGAFLIVADPRRIGLAEAADLWLRLRPGTDAVLFGAMARHLVASGRFDRGFVERRTEGFEEWWPSVEAYTLEFAEETTGVPAGRIREAAERYAGARAAAIYWAMGITQHAHGTDNAQALINLALLAGQLGKPGSGLNPLRGQNNVQGAGDMGALPNVYPGYQPVADRQVRKRWKALWHVPQPENPGRTMTEAFESIGDAEGVRAVYLMGEDPITSEPYQDHVRAALEKLDLLIVQDILKNETFPYADVVLPAASFAEKHGTFTNTDRRVQRIRPVFEPPGEARPDWWITAQMGRRLAQLFKRGWSEAWNYAGPEAVWEEVRLALPQMFGGLGYERLEREPLRWPCPHERSPGVSVLFTDGFYTPSGKARLLPAPWRPPAERPGGDYPLVLSTGRVLYHWHGGTLSRRSDLERAYPEMKVEVHPADAERYGVEDGEPVWVVSRRGRIQATAWVTDRTPEGVVFAPFHFAEQPANRLTLDAYDPTSKIPEYKFAAVRLEPAGTPEAAEPG; encoded by the coding sequence ATGACCCCCCTCCGCCTCCAGCCCGACCGGGTGGTGCCCACCGTCTGCCCCTACTGCGGCGTCGGCTGCCGGGTGGACCTCTACGTCAAGGACGAGCAAATCTACCGGGTGATGGCGCAGGAGGGCCCGCCAAACTACGGGGCGCTCTGCGTCAAGGGGCGGTTCGGTCTGGGCTTCTTGCACCACCCCGACCGCCTGAAGACGCCGCTCATCCGCCGCCGCAAGGGGGCCGAGCTCGAGCCCGTCTCCTGGGACGAGGCCCTCGACTTCGCTGCGGGCCGCCTCGCCCGCATCGCCGCCGAGTCGGGCCCCGACGCCCTCTACTTCGTCTCCAGCGCCAAGGCGACCAACGAGGAAAGCTACCTGATGCAAAAGCTGGCCCGCGCCGCCGTGGGCACCCACAACGTCGACCACTGCGCGCGGCTGTGCCACTCCAGCTCCACCGCCGCGCTCTCGCGCTCGCTGGGCTCGGCGGCGATGAGCAACACCCTCGAGGAGATCGGCCTCTCGGACGTGATCCTCGTTACCGGGTCCAACACCACCGAGACCCACCCGGTCATCGGCGCGCGGATCAAGAAGGCCGCCCGGGAAGGGGCCTTCCTGATCGTCGCCGACCCGCGGCGCATCGGCCTGGCCGAGGCCGCGGACCTGTGGCTGCGGCTCCGGCCCGGCACCGACGCGGTCCTCTTCGGGGCGATGGCGCGCCACCTGGTGGCCTCGGGCCGCTTCGACCGCGGCTTCGTGGAACGGCGTACCGAAGGGTTCGAGGAATGGTGGCCAAGCGTAGAGGCCTACACCCTCGAGTTTGCCGAGGAAACCACCGGGGTTCCGGCCGGGCGCATCCGCGAGGCCGCCGAGCGCTACGCCGGCGCGCGCGCCGCCGCCATCTACTGGGCCATGGGCATCACCCAGCACGCTCACGGCACCGACAACGCCCAGGCCCTCATCAACCTGGCCCTCCTCGCCGGGCAGCTGGGCAAGCCCGGATCCGGGCTCAACCCGCTGCGCGGCCAGAACAACGTCCAGGGCGCGGGCGACATGGGGGCGTTGCCGAACGTCTACCCCGGCTACCAGCCCGTCGCCGACCGGCAGGTGCGCAAGCGCTGGAAGGCGCTGTGGCACGTGCCCCAGCCGGAGAACCCGGGCCGCACCATGACCGAGGCCTTCGAGTCGATTGGGGATGCGGAAGGCGTGCGGGCCGTCTACCTGATGGGCGAGGACCCGATCACCTCCGAGCCCTACCAGGACCACGTGCGCGCCGCGCTCGAGAAGCTTGACCTGCTGATCGTCCAGGACATCCTGAAGAACGAAACCTTCCCCTACGCCGACGTGGTGCTGCCCGCGGCCTCGTTCGCCGAGAAGCACGGCACCTTCACCAATACCGACCGGAGGGTGCAGCGCATCCGGCCCGTCTTCGAGCCGCCCGGCGAGGCGCGGCCGGACTGGTGGATCACCGCCCAGATGGGCCGGCGCCTCGCCCAGTTGTTCAAACGCGGCTGGAGCGAGGCCTGGAACTACGCGGGCCCCGAGGCGGTGTGGGAGGAGGTGCGGCTCGCGCTGCCGCAGATGTTCGGCGGCCTCGGCTACGAGCGGCTCGAGCGCGAGCCCCTGCGCTGGCCCTGCCCCCACGAGCGCTCGCCGGGCGTGAGCGTGCTCTTCACGGACGGCTTCTACACGCCCAGCGGCAAGGCGCGGCTGCTGCCCGCTCCCTGGCGGCCGCCGGCCGAGCGGCCGGGCGGCGACTACCCGCTCGTCCTCTCCACCGGCCGCGTCCTCTACCACTGGCACGGCGGCACCCTGAGCCGGCGCAGCGACCTGGAACGGGCCTACCCGGAGATGAAGGTGGAGGTCCACCCTGCCGACGCCGAGCGTTACGGCGTCGAAGACGGCGAACCCGTCTGGGTGGTGAGCCGCCGCGGCCGCATCCAGGCGACCGCCTGGGTCACCGACCGCACCCCCGAGGGCGTCGTCTTCGCCCCCTTCCACTTCGCCGAGCAGCCCGCCAACCGGCTCACCCTCGACGCCTACGACCCCACCTCGAAGATCCCCGAGTACAAGTTCGCGGCCGTCCGGCTCGAGCCCGCGGGTACCCCGGAGGCCGCGGAGCCGGGGTAG
- a CDS encoding ABC transporter ATP-binding protein, which produces MSETGEAAAHLVVENVSKRYGRKPVLEGVSFSLAPGEVYALAGPNGSGKTTLIRMVTGLAFPTSGRVLMLGENIHEGGFAVRRHLGAVVEAPAAFYPYLTGRANLERLAWLSGLAGAAERIRDVLFALELVAVADQPVAGYSLGQRQRLGLAAAILARPKVLVLDEPTSGLDPDGIQKVHEILREQAASGVSVLLSTHHLREVSAYTDRVGILGGGRLIDEVVMEGASERHRLRVSEPDRALAVLQTLPFVDGVERKGEVLVARGPVDAIVKALVDDGHRVYEVTADYFDLYEYYRERIKHV; this is translated from the coding sequence ATGTCCGAGACCGGGGAAGCCGCCGCCCACCTGGTGGTGGAAAACGTTAGCAAACGCTACGGGCGCAAGCCCGTGCTCGAGGGGGTGAGCTTTTCCCTGGCGCCCGGGGAGGTCTACGCCCTGGCGGGGCCCAACGGCTCGGGGAAGACGACGCTGATCCGCATGGTTACCGGCCTCGCCTTCCCCACGAGCGGACGGGTGCTGATGCTGGGCGAGAACATTCACGAGGGCGGCTTCGCCGTCCGCCGCCACCTGGGCGCGGTCGTCGAGGCGCCGGCGGCCTTCTACCCCTACCTGACGGGGCGGGCCAACCTGGAGCGGCTGGCCTGGCTCTCGGGGCTCGCGGGCGCCGCCGAGCGCATCCGCGACGTCCTCTTCGCGCTCGAGCTGGTCGCCGTGGCCGACCAGCCGGTGGCCGGCTACTCCCTGGGCCAGCGGCAGCGCCTGGGGCTGGCCGCGGCCATCCTGGCCCGGCCCAAGGTGCTCGTCCTCGACGAACCCACGAGCGGCCTCGACCCCGACGGGATCCAGAAGGTGCACGAGATCCTGCGGGAACAGGCCGCCAGCGGCGTCTCGGTGCTGCTCTCCACCCACCACCTGCGCGAGGTCTCGGCCTACACCGACCGCGTGGGCATCCTCGGCGGCGGCCGCCTCATCGACGAGGTGGTGATGGAAGGCGCCTCCGAGCGCCACCGCCTGCGCGTCAGCGAGCCCGACCGGGCGCTGGCGGTGCTGCAGACCCTGCCCTTCGTGGACGGCGTCGAGCGCAAGGGCGAGGTGCTGGTGGCGCGCGGGCCGGTGGACGCCATCGTAAAGGCGCTGGTGGACGACGGCCACCGCGTCTACGAGGTGACGGCCGACTACTTCGACCTCTACGAGTACTACCGGGAGCGGATCAAGCATGTTTAG
- a CDS encoding c-type cytochrome, whose translation MKKVAMLVGVLALGALGLAASGEQVYAQCAGCHQATGQGVPGAFPPLAKELPLIVAKGDAGRQFLIQVVLFGLQGPIVAQGKTYNGAMPPYGHLSDADVAAVLNYTLTAWGNDKLLPKGFQPLTAEEVKALRSGKLSPQQVFENWKKLGLK comes from the coding sequence ATGAAGAAAGTTGCGATGCTCGTTGGGGTTCTGGCGCTGGGCGCACTCGGCCTGGCCGCCAGCGGGGAGCAGGTCTACGCGCAGTGCGCCGGCTGCCACCAGGCCACCGGCCAGGGGGTGCCCGGGGCGTTCCCGCCGCTCGCCAAGGAGCTGCCGCTGATCGTCGCCAAGGGCGACGCCGGCCGCCAGTTCCTGATACAGGTGGTGCTCTTCGGCCTCCAGGGCCCGATCGTCGCCCAGGGGAAGACCTACAACGGCGCCATGCCGCCCTACGGCCACCTCTCCGACGCCGACGTGGCGGCGGTGCTCAACTACACCCTGACCGCTTGGGGCAACGACAAGCTGCTGCCCAAGGGGTTCCAGCCGCTCACGGCCGAAGAGGTGAAGGCGCTGCGCAGTGGCAAGCTCAGCCCCCAGCAGGTCTTCGAGAACTGGAAGAAGCTGGGCCTGAAGTAG
- a CDS encoding ATP-dependent nuclease, protein MLTRVIIKNFRSLHDIMLTFETASTVIVGENDSGKSAIFHAILAATGKREVDVNDFTVTPDDSKEYIFISLKFSDFTLDAHFSRGSNDNVDTKRVIRYSNDFVNNIAIYLDSDEYISLGNAEKKFFLRENIKLLGGKAGGNASLSTLHDKLKELIAEYLSTPQDIEISNAPVDIVYLDGRSFHDITNFIFQMALQERLSDVWYIDTEQGNLSDLIQDNVDKLIAEAKSKILDTGVVEKIAMYLPNVNDIELDAKLPSLPRINPLLSVLFVDASGSKIDIDKMGDGTKRRVTLALLEANATIASERERVYIFDEPDTHLHAKAQLQLLNILYQFTESGAQVLLSTHSPFIINATKPQQIYLLKKKDNHSIVSKLTSASASASLMSVLGVANVDILFSRVFLLVEGQTEEIFIHILFDKLCGTSIQSRFIRVMRRPGNTDIPRFAEILSDIVRPEIIYILTDNDASAELENLINALSIPSENVFFIGTNEFEDAFSDEVIYNSWKQYLESRQLPVPSSWTIESISEIRSQATSSGQKFSKLLRTLNAGGAAKLTKPSLAQALAEYCTPEDLPIVLKQLIINTLCEG, encoded by the coding sequence ATGTTAACGCGCGTTATAATAAAAAATTTTAGATCATTGCATGACATTATGCTAACTTTCGAAACAGCATCCACAGTAATTGTAGGAGAAAACGATAGTGGGAAATCCGCCATTTTTCACGCAATATTAGCCGCTACGGGGAAAAGGGAAGTAGATGTTAATGATTTTACAGTTACGCCTGATGATAGTAAAGAATATATTTTTATTTCATTGAAATTTAGCGATTTTACTTTAGATGCGCATTTTTCAAGAGGCAGTAACGATAATGTTGATACTAAGCGTGTGATACGATACTCAAACGATTTTGTAAATAATATTGCTATTTATCTTGATTCGGATGAATACATTTCGCTAGGCAATGCCGAGAAAAAATTTTTTTTACGAGAGAATATTAAACTACTTGGCGGAAAAGCGGGGGGAAATGCGTCCCTATCTACTTTGCACGATAAGCTTAAAGAACTCATTGCTGAATACTTGTCTACTCCACAAGATATTGAAATTAGCAACGCTCCAGTAGATATCGTCTATCTTGATGGTCGCAGTTTTCACGACATTACTAATTTTATTTTTCAAATGGCGCTACAAGAGCGCTTGTCAGACGTATGGTATATCGACACAGAACAAGGTAACTTGAGTGACCTGATACAGGATAATGTAGATAAATTAATAGCTGAGGCAAAAAGTAAAATTCTGGATACTGGTGTAGTTGAAAAGATTGCTATGTATCTTCCAAACGTTAACGACATTGAATTGGATGCAAAGCTCCCATCTCTTCCAAGAATCAATCCATTGTTAAGTGTATTATTCGTAGATGCATCTGGATCGAAAATCGATATCGATAAGATGGGCGATGGAACGAAGCGGCGCGTGACCCTCGCACTCCTGGAGGCCAATGCTACTATAGCATCAGAGCGTGAGCGTGTATATATATTTGATGAGCCCGACACGCACTTACACGCTAAAGCACAATTGCAACTACTTAATATTTTATATCAATTTACAGAGTCAGGCGCGCAAGTATTACTTTCGACTCACTCACCGTTTATTATTAACGCAACAAAACCACAACAAATATATTTATTGAAAAAGAAAGATAACCATTCCATCGTATCTAAGCTAACATCTGCCAGTGCTTCTGCGTCACTTATGTCGGTACTCGGTGTAGCAAATGTCGATATTTTGTTCTCGCGCGTGTTCCTGCTCGTCGAAGGGCAAACTGAGGAAATATTCATACACATTTTATTTGATAAGCTTTGTGGCACGAGCATACAGTCGCGGTTCATTCGCGTGATGCGACGTCCGGGGAACACAGATATTCCACGCTTTGCGGAAATTTTGTCTGATATCGTCCGTCCTGAGATAATTTATATTCTAACAGACAACGATGCGAGCGCGGAATTGGAAAACTTGATTAACGCACTAAGTATTCCTTCTGAAAATGTTTTTTTTATAGGTACAAATGAATTTGAAGATGCCTTTTCTGACGAAGTGATTTATAATAGTTGGAAACAGTATTTAGAGTCGCGTCAACTGCCAGTTCCTAGTTCATGGACGATAGAAAGCATTTCCGAAATAAGAAGCCAAGCGACTTCATCAGGGCAGAAGTTTAGTAAGCTATTGCGCACCCTTAACGCTGGTGGAGCGGCTAAGCTTACTAAACCTTCTTTAGCACAAGCATTAGCCGAATATTGCACCCCAGAAGATTTGCCCATTGTCTTGAAACAACTTATTATTAATACTTTGTGTGAAGGTTGA
- a CDS encoding enoyl-ACP reductase FabI, with product MLAIDLSGKKALVMGVANERSIAFATAQKLHEAGCELAITYQGDRVRPLVEKATRHMPNIRLYELDVTDEARLKEVMADLGESWGGIDYIVHSIAFAPRRAMEGRYIETTKEDWLLAMEISAYSLVAVAREAEPYWNAGGSMVTFSYYAAEKVVPKYNVMGIAKSALEASVRMLAYELGPGGRRVNAVSAGALRTLSARGIPGFTLLWDHVNAVAPLKRPVTHEEVAQASVFLLSPLASGITGETLYVDAGYHIVGIGLADKDVPGNHT from the coding sequence ATGTTAGCCATCGACCTATCGGGCAAGAAGGCGCTGGTCATGGGCGTGGCCAACGAACGCTCCATCGCCTTCGCCACCGCCCAAAAACTCCACGAGGCCGGCTGCGAGCTGGCCATCACCTATCAAGGCGACCGCGTGCGTCCCCTGGTGGAAAAGGCCACGCGGCACATGCCCAACATTCGCCTCTACGAACTCGACGTGACCGACGAGGCCCGCCTGAAAGAGGTCATGGCCGACCTGGGCGAGAGCTGGGGCGGCATCGACTACATCGTCCACTCCATCGCCTTCGCGCCGCGCCGGGCCATGGAGGGGCGCTACATCGAGACGACCAAGGAAGACTGGCTGCTGGCCATGGAGATCTCCGCCTACAGCCTGGTCGCGGTCGCGCGCGAGGCCGAGCCCTACTGGAACGCCGGCGGCAGCATGGTCACCTTCAGCTACTACGCCGCCGAGAAGGTGGTGCCCAAGTACAACGTCATGGGCATCGCCAAGAGCGCGCTCGAGGCCAGCGTGCGCATGCTCGCCTACGAGCTGGGCCCGGGGGGCCGGCGCGTCAACGCCGTCTCCGCCGGCGCGCTGCGCACCCTCTCGGCCCGCGGCATCCCCGGCTTCACCTTGCTTTGGGACCACGTCAACGCGGTCGCGCCGCTGAAGCGGCCGGTGACCCACGAGGAGGTGGCCCAGGCGAGCGTCTTCCTGCTCAGCCCGCTGGCCAGCGGCATCACCGGCGAGACGCTCTACGTAGACGCCGGTTACCACATCGTGGGCATCGGCCTCGCGGACAAGGACGTGCCCGGCAACCACACCTGA
- the glp gene encoding gephyrin-like molybdotransferase Glp, with protein sequence MRTSLTVEEALAAVLEHTRPLTDVEDVPLEEALGRVLARDLEALADHPDVDNTAVDGYAARAEDTAGAGPENPVRLRWIGESPAGRPFPGRLGPGEAVSVYTGAPLPEGADAVVAVEDTERDGEFVVLYKPATPKDIRPKAQDLQKGRVYLKRGDWLTPGRVGLAAGMGHRTLPVVRRPRVGVLSTGDEVVEPGTPLPPGGVYNSNAYSVAALVREAGGEPVLLGKASDRVEAVKEQLAAVGSLDLVLTTGGVSMGDYDIVRHLLEREGTIHFWKILQRPGGPPIFAEFAGTPLFGLPGNPVSAMVTFFLYGRPMLFKMLGRTDPPYRRVRAVAEDFFKGAGKKTAFRRAVLRYDPEAPGGHRAASVDSQSSGVLRSMAFGNALVVVPPHTHVEAGEVVEVIPFNFTLQLA encoded by the coding sequence ATGCGCACCTCCCTGACCGTCGAAGAAGCGCTTGCTGCGGTACTGGAACACACCCGTCCGCTCACGGACGTCGAAGACGTGCCCCTCGAAGAGGCCCTCGGCCGCGTGCTCGCGCGCGACCTCGAAGCCCTGGCCGACCACCCCGACGTGGACAACACCGCCGTGGACGGCTACGCCGCCCGCGCCGAGGACACCGCCGGCGCCGGCCCCGAAAACCCGGTGCGGCTGCGCTGGATCGGCGAGTCGCCCGCGGGGCGACCCTTCCCCGGCCGGCTCGGCCCCGGCGAAGCCGTGAGCGTCTACACCGGCGCGCCCCTGCCCGAGGGGGCGGACGCGGTGGTGGCCGTCGAGGACACCGAGCGCGACGGCGAGTTCGTCGTGCTCTACAAACCGGCCACGCCCAAGGACATCCGCCCGAAGGCCCAGGACCTGCAGAAGGGCCGGGTCTACCTGAAGCGCGGCGACTGGCTCACCCCGGGCCGCGTGGGGCTGGCCGCGGGGATGGGCCACCGCACCCTGCCGGTGGTGCGCCGGCCGCGCGTCGGCGTGCTCTCGACCGGCGACGAGGTCGTCGAACCCGGCACGCCGCTGCCCCCCGGAGGGGTCTACAACTCCAACGCCTACTCGGTGGCCGCGCTGGTGCGCGAGGCCGGCGGCGAACCGGTGCTGCTGGGCAAGGCCAGCGACCGGGTAGAGGCCGTCAAGGAGCAGCTCGCCGCCGTGGGGTCGCTCGACCTCGTCCTCACGACCGGCGGCGTCAGCATGGGCGACTACGACATCGTCCGCCACCTGCTCGAGCGGGAGGGCACCATCCACTTCTGGAAGATCCTGCAGCGGCCCGGCGGCCCCCCCATCTTCGCCGAGTTCGCCGGCACGCCGCTCTTCGGCCTGCCCGGCAACCCGGTGAGCGCGATGGTCACCTTCTTCCTCTACGGCCGCCCCATGCTCTTCAAGATGTTGGGGCGCACCGACCCGCCCTACCGCAGGGTGCGGGCCGTGGCCGAGGACTTCTTCAAGGGCGCCGGCAAGAAGACCGCCTTCCGCCGCGCGGTGCTGCGCTACGACCCCGAGGCCCCCGGCGGTCACCGCGCGGCCAGCGTGGACAGCCAGTCGTCCGGGGTGCTGCGCAGCATGGCGTTTGGCAACGCGCTCGTCGTCGTCCCGCCGCACACCCACGTCGAGGCGGGCGAGGTGGTGGAGGTCATTCCGTTCAATTTCACCTTACAACTTGCATGA
- the topA gene encoding type I DNA topoisomerase: MSGKTLVVVESPAKAKTIKKILGPNYEVKASVGHVADLPQRDLGVDLEHDFEPKYVVKKEKQKVVSDLKKAAGKAERVLLATDPDREGEAISWHVARLLDLDPQKPLRVHFHEITPRVIKEAVKKPTPIDQNLVDAQQARRVLDRLVGYNLSPVLSAQFRQRALSAGRVQSVALRLVTEREAEIEAFVPKEYWTLTGTFDAGARFAAELYEIDGKRVLDKKKENFLITSEAQARAVEAEVRAVPAWQVAAVERKEKRRHALPPFTTSTLQQAASSRLGWGAGRTMRVAQRLYEGVNLGPEGPVGLITYMRTDSVRIAPEAIAEARAFIPEQYGPDYLPPKPNYYRGKKQGVQDAHEAIRPTSVQRRPEQVKPFLSDEEFKLYDLIWRRFVASQMTPAVYDQTAITVEGGKFTFRAAGSILKFDGFLRVWGRDQQEEQPLPEVDAGAPARLVELASEQHFTQPPPRYTDASLVKKMEELGIGRPSTYAPTIDTLERRAYVERQGRALKPTELGKRVIGFLVEHFPRVVAYEFTAQVEDRLDEVEEGKQAWPAVVREFYEPFTEELSRVPRKTCPVCGRPLEIKVSRYGQFLGCTGYPECTYTEPLEEKKEAEPIGEDCPKCGAPLVRKWGRYGSFIACSAYPKCDYTRDEAPSTGITCPKCKEGEIVQKTSRRGKPYWRCNKQGCDFLVFDPPTEQTCPKCGWIMVKKGKREVLKCSNPDCEDYAYPNFKNRPPRGKAGGGRKKTRKKGAAKKKAGPKATWADLEPFTAGLEEAERRLVVQVEGEGVPLEQAAANLGVTAEEAAKLHKRAMFKLRMAYGRAKIKPR; this comes from the coding sequence ATGTCGGGAAAGACCCTGGTCGTGGTCGAGTCGCCCGCGAAGGCCAAGACCATCAAGAAAATTCTGGGCCCGAACTACGAGGTCAAGGCCAGCGTCGGCCACGTGGCCGACCTGCCGCAGCGCGATCTGGGCGTGGACCTCGAGCACGACTTCGAGCCCAAGTACGTGGTCAAGAAGGAAAAGCAAAAGGTCGTGAGCGACCTCAAGAAGGCCGCGGGGAAGGCCGAGCGGGTGTTGCTCGCCACCGACCCCGACCGCGAGGGCGAGGCGATCAGCTGGCACGTGGCCCGGCTTCTGGACCTCGACCCGCAAAAGCCCCTCAGGGTGCACTTTCACGAGATCACCCCGCGGGTGATCAAGGAAGCGGTCAAGAAGCCCACCCCCATCGACCAGAACCTGGTCGACGCCCAGCAGGCGCGGCGGGTGCTCGACCGGCTGGTGGGCTACAACCTCAGCCCGGTCCTCTCGGCGCAGTTCCGTCAGCGGGCGCTCTCGGCCGGCCGGGTGCAGTCGGTGGCGCTGCGGCTCGTTACCGAGCGCGAGGCCGAGATCGAGGCCTTCGTGCCGAAGGAGTACTGGACCCTCACCGGTACCTTCGACGCGGGGGCGCGCTTCGCCGCCGAGCTTTACGAGATCGACGGCAAACGCGTGCTCGACAAGAAGAAAGAGAACTTCCTGATCACTTCCGAGGCGCAGGCGCGGGCGGTGGAGGCCGAGGTCAGGGCGGTGCCCGCCTGGCAGGTGGCCGCGGTGGAGCGCAAGGAGAAGCGCCGTCACGCGCTGCCCCCCTTCACCACCTCGACGCTGCAGCAGGCGGCCTCGAGCCGCCTGGGCTGGGGCGCGGGCCGCACCATGCGCGTCGCTCAGCGGCTCTACGAGGGCGTCAACCTGGGCCCCGAGGGGCCGGTGGGCCTGATCACCTACATGCGCACCGACTCGGTGCGCATCGCCCCCGAGGCGATCGCCGAGGCGCGCGCCTTCATTCCCGAGCAGTACGGGCCCGACTACCTGCCCCCAAAGCCCAACTACTACCGGGGCAAGAAGCAGGGCGTTCAGGACGCCCACGAGGCGATCCGCCCCACCTCGGTGCAGCGCCGCCCCGAGCAGGTGAAGCCCTTCCTCTCGGACGAGGAGTTCAAGCTCTACGACCTGATCTGGCGCCGCTTCGTGGCCAGCCAGATGACGCCGGCGGTCTACGACCAGACGGCGATCACCGTTGAGGGTGGAAAGTTTACCTTCCGCGCCGCCGGTTCGATCCTCAAGTTCGACGGCTTCCTGCGGGTCTGGGGCCGCGACCAGCAAGAGGAACAACCCCTGCCCGAGGTGGACGCCGGCGCGCCGGCGCGGCTGGTCGAGCTCGCCAGCGAGCAGCACTTCACCCAGCCGCCGCCCCGCTACACCGACGCCAGCCTGGTCAAGAAGATGGAGGAGCTGGGCATCGGCCGCCCCTCGACCTACGCCCCCACGATCGACACCCTCGAGCGCCGGGCCTACGTGGAGCGCCAGGGGCGGGCGCTGAAGCCGACCGAGCTGGGCAAGCGCGTGATCGGCTTCCTGGTCGAGCACTTCCCGCGGGTGGTGGCCTACGAGTTCACCGCCCAGGTGGAGGACCGCCTCGACGAGGTCGAGGAGGGCAAGCAGGCCTGGCCCGCGGTGGTGCGCGAGTTCTACGAACCCTTCACCGAGGAGCTTTCGCGGGTGCCGCGCAAGACCTGCCCGGTCTGCGGGCGGCCGCTGGAGATCAAGGTGAGCCGCTACGGCCAGTTCCTCGGCTGCACCGGCTACCCCGAATGCACCTACACCGAGCCCCTGGAGGAGAAGAAGGAGGCCGAGCCGATCGGCGAGGACTGCCCCAAGTGCGGCGCGCCGCTGGTGCGCAAGTGGGGCCGCTACGGCTCCTTCATCGCCTGCAGCGCCTACCCGAAGTGCGACTACACCCGCGACGAGGCGCCCTCCACCGGCATCACCTGCCCCAAGTGCAAGGAGGGCGAGATCGTCCAGAAGACGAGCCGCCGCGGCAAGCCCTACTGGCGCTGCAACAAGCAGGGGTGTGACTTCCTGGTCTTCGACCCCCCCACCGAGCAGACCTGCCCCAAGTGCGGCTGGATCATGGTCAAGAAGGGCAAGCGCGAGGTCCTGAAGTGTTCCAACCCCGACTGCGAGGACTACGCCTACCCCAACTTCAAGAACCGTCCGCCGCGCGGCAAGGCGGGCGGCGGGCGCAAGAAGACCCGCAAAAAGGGCGCGGCGAAGAAGAAGGCCGGCCCCAAGGCCACCTGGGCCGACCTGGAACCCTTCACCGCCGGGCTCGAGGAGGCCGAACGGCGGCTGGTGGTCCAGGTCGAGGGCGAGGGGGTGCCGCTCGAGCAGGCCGCGGCCAACCTGGGCGTGACCGCCGAGGAGGCCGCCAAGCTGCACAAGCGGGCGATGTTCAAACTGCGGATGGCCTACGGCCGGGCGAAAATCAAACCGAGGTAG
- a CDS encoding DUF502 domain-containing protein — MIRRLERYFLTGVVVLLPLVVVLYLGVWIWNTSDVFFLALLRLFGVTPPDWLHPILPVLGLLSTAAVILFVGMIAGHWVGRQLLTAFDQLVNLVPLVRDVYNAVKQISTNFFTRPEVHFSRAALVEYPRRGSYALCFVVQKVEERLKPLPPGHTVVVVPTSPVPASGFVIIVPEDELIPLDIKVEDALRFVVSAGFLLPGHPTNDNGTVAARRGE; from the coding sequence GTGATCCGCAGGCTCGAACGTTACTTCCTCACCGGTGTCGTCGTGCTCCTGCCCCTGGTGGTGGTCCTCTACCTGGGGGTTTGGATCTGGAACACCTCGGACGTCTTCTTCCTGGCGCTGCTGCGCCTCTTTGGGGTCACGCCCCCCGACTGGCTGCATCCGATCCTGCCGGTGCTGGGGCTCTTGTCCACCGCCGCGGTCATCCTCTTTGTGGGGATGATCGCCGGGCACTGGGTGGGGCGGCAGCTGCTCACCGCCTTCGATCAGCTGGTGAACCTGGTTCCGCTGGTGCGGGACGTGTACAACGCGGTCAAACAGATCTCCACCAACTTCTTCACCCGCCCCGAGGTGCACTTCTCGCGCGCGGCCCTGGTGGAGTACCCGCGCCGCGGCAGCTACGCGCTGTGCTTCGTGGTGCAGAAGGTGGAGGAGCGCCTGAAGCCCCTGCCCCCGGGGCACACCGTCGTCGTCGTGCCCACCAGCCCGGTGCCCGCCTCGGGGTTCGTGATCATCGTGCCCGAGGACGAGCTGATCCCGCTCGACATCAAGGTCGAGGACGCCCTGCGTTTCGTGGTCTCGGCTGGCTTCCTGCTCCCGGGTCACCCGACGAACGACAACGGCACCGTCGCCGCGCGCCGGGGGGAGTAA